Proteins co-encoded in one Papaver somniferum cultivar HN1 chromosome 5, ASM357369v1, whole genome shotgun sequence genomic window:
- the LOC113278808 gene encoding DNA topoisomerase 1 beta-like, translated as MTKTTTTSDSSGMVPPVLPSGSNNKSKQFSDSRFRYIGEENSKLMNEDKMNLTSLFQLRRPSSNVDSKHEYDSKMMTTTTSDSGMVVSPSVLPSGSNKSKQSQVGGDSRFPYTVEENSKLMDEDKMNLTSLFQLPSSSDSIKQVSETANTDDQDDEEDNLTLIERKEKLEEDNLTLAERKEKLEAASALGRISKTKIAAKKVTSSSLKCASKKIIKSRSKSTNLHLNSGAGKKWTTFAHNGIVLPPPYKPHGVKMLYNGEQVELTPEQEEVATMFAVMKDTEFAAKPKFIENFMNDWRVILGKEHVIKKFHLCDFTPIYDWHQNEKDKKKQLSALERKALKEEKLKEDERYMWAFVDGKKEKVGNFRVEPPGLFRGRGEHPKMGKLKRRIRPDEITINIGKGEPVPECPIPNERWKEVKHDNTVTWLAFWKNPIDPKAFKYVFLDDTSSWKGQSDKDKYEKARLLKDYILDIRANYRKDFRNKDLMKQQISVAAYLIDMLALRAGNEKDDDEADTVGCCTLKVENVSLVPQTNKLEINFLGKDSIKYENTVEVDPLVYKAIGEFKKGKNTGEELFDKLDTYKLNAHLKELMPGLTAKVFRTYNASITLDKLLNSEIMNRNVAEKVVVYNRANKEVAKLCNHQRSEPKSHGAQMLKLRDNIVKLKGVLDGLETNLHRVRKGKAPLQLDADDGKPKKNFTPEILQRKIKLTLDKIEKTERDMDLKKELKTTALGTSKTNYLDPRISVAWCKRHEVPIEKIFNKSLLAKFAWAMDVDPSFRF; from the exons ATGacgaaaacaacaacaacatctgaCAGCAGCGGCATGGTGCCTCCTGTACTGCCATCGGGGTCCAATAATAAATCAAAGCAGTTTTCAGATTCCAGATTTCGTTATATCGGGGAAGAAAATTCCAAATTGATGAACGAAGATAAAATGAATTTAACGTCATTGTTCCAGTTGCGGCGGCCGTCATCTAATGTCGACAGCAAGCATGAATATGATTCAAAGATGATGACAACAACAACATCTGACAGCGGCATGGTGGTGTCCCCGTCTGTACTGCCATCGGGGTCTAATAAATCAAAGCAATCGCAGGTTGGAGGAGATTCCAGATTTCCTTATACTGTGGAAGAAAATTCCAAATTGATGGACGAAGATAAAATGAATTTGACGTCATTGTTCCAGTTGCCGTCGTCTAGTGACAGTATTAAGCAAGTCTCTGAAACAGCAAACACAGATGACCAAGATGATGAAGAGGACAACCTTACGCTCATCGAGAGAAAGGAAAAACTTGAAGAGGACAACCTTACGCTCGCCGAGAGAAAGGAAAAACTTGAAGCTGCTTCTGCATTGGGTAGGATATCCAAAACTAAAATAGCAGCAAAAAAGGTGACTTCTTCTTCACTCAAGTGTGcatcaaagaaaataataaagagcaGGTCTAAGTCGACGAATTTACACCTCAATTCTGGTGCCGGAAAGAAATGGACTACTTTTGCACACAACGGTATTGTATTACCACCTCCATACAAGCCGCACGGAGTGAAGATGCTCTACAATGGAGAACAGGTTGAATTGACTCCCGAACAGGAGGAGGTTGCGACCATGTTTGCAGTCATGAAAGACACGGAGTTTGCTGCGAAACCAAAGTTTATAGAAAACTTCATGAATGATTGGAGAGTCATACTTGGGAAAGAACACGTTATCAAAAAATTCCATCTGTGTGATTTCACTCCAATCTACGATTGGCATCAGaatgagaaagacaagaaaaaacAGTTGAGCGCACTA GAAAGAAAAGCCTTGAAAGAAGAAAAGCTGAAGGAGGATGAGAGGTACATGTGGGCTTTTGTCGATGGCAAAAAAGAGAAG GTTGGAAATTTTAGAGTCGAACCACCAGGGCTTTTCCGCGGCCGTGGGGAGCATCCTAAGATGGGAAAGCTGAAACGTAGAATTCGTCCAGACGAGATTACAATAAATATAGGAAAAGGTGAACCTGTTCCAGAATGTCCAATCCCTAATGAAAGGTGGAAAGAAGTGAAGCATGACAATACTGTTACCTGGTTAGCATTTTGGAAAAATCCAATTGATCCGAAAGCATTCAAGTACGTCTTTTTAGACGATACTAGCTCATGGAAAGGCCAAAGTGACAAGGACAAATATGAGAAAGCAAGGCTACTCAAG GACTACATACTCGATATAAGAGCAAATTATAGAAAGGACTTTAGGAACAAAGATCTAATGAAGCAACAAATTTCCGTGGCTGCTTACCTTATTGATATGTTGGCCCTCAGGGCCGGGAACGAGAAGgatgacgatgaagctgacacaGTTGGTTGTTGTACATTGAAAGTTGAGAATGTCAGCTTAGTGCCTCAGACAAACAAGTTAGAGATCAACTTCCTTGGAAAAGATTCGATTAAATATGAAAACACTGTTGAAGTCGACCCTCTTGTTTATAAAGCAATTGGAGAGTTTAAAAAGG GAAAAAATACCGGCGAGGAGCTTTTTGATAAGCTAGATACATATAAACTCAATGCTCATCTCAAGGAGCTCATGCCGGGCCTCACAGCAAAAGTTTTCCGCACATACAATGCATCTATCACTTTGGATAAGCTGCTGAACAGTGAAATCATGAATCGCAATGTTGCAGAAAAAGTTGTTGTTTATAATCGTGCAAACAAAGAGGTTGCTAAGTTATGTAATCACCAACGATCCGAGCCAAAGTCGCATGGCGCACAAATGCTAAAGTTAAGAGACAATATTGTTAAGTTGAAGGGTGTATTAGATGGACTGGAAACCAATTTGCACAGGGTGAGAAAAGGGAAAGCTCCACTGCAGCTTGATGCTGATGATGGGAAACCAAAGAAGAATTTTACCCCCGAAAT ATTGCAGAGGAAGATTAAGCTGACACTTGACAAGATTGAGAAGACCGAACGGGATATGGATTTAAAGAAGGAACTAAAAACTACTGCGTTAGGCACATCTAAGACTAATTATCTTGATCCTAGAATCTCAGTTGCTTGGTGTAAGCGCCATGAAGTCCCAATTGAGAAG ATATTCAACAAGTCGCTTCTGGCAAAGTTTGCTTGGGCAATGGATGTTGATCCTAGCTTCAGATTTTGA